One Phycisphaeraceae bacterium genomic window, AGATCGCGGCACAGCGCCGATCAAAGCAAAACCCGGCTCACACGAAGTAATCGTCGCCTTGGCATCGAACAAGAACAATGCGTGGGGAATATTCCTGCGCTTTGAACGAAAAGATGTGAGCAAGGAACAACTCAAGCTTGGGGTTGTGTCCTGCGTGCTGCCGTCGGTCAGAGCGTAACCCGACGAAACATTCGCACTTTGCGGCGTGAGCACCGACCTATGCTCCGGTCGCGGTGATTGTGCGCCCGCAAGGACGTTGCTGCCCGTTAATCAGTCGTGCAACGTGCCTTTGAACACCATTTCCTGAATGGGTGCGACAACGTTCAGCACGCCCGCCAGAACTTTGGCCGGCGATCCGATGGAATTAACTTCGACAATCAGCTCCGACGGATAATGTCCCAGCAGCGGATAGGTTTCTTCTTCATAAACCGCCCATCGCTTACGGATCACTTTTTCGTCGGCATCATCGAAGCGGTTTTCTTTCAGAGCGCGACGGCGAAGACGTTCGAACATCGCATTCTGGTCCGTACAAACCAGATGGATAATTTTCTGGACATCAATGTGCTGATCCATCAATTTGGCTTGCGCAGTGGTACGCGGGATGCCGTCGAGAATCAACAGATCCTTCGCGGGCTTGTAATCTCCGATCACACTGCGAGCGTGAATATTCGCCGCC contains:
- a CDS encoding nucleoside monophosphate kinase encodes the protein MASRFKTVLLFGAPGSGKGTQGKILGMVPGFHHCSCGDVFRSIDITSELGKIFYEYSSRGELVPDEVTVRMWAANIHARSVIGDYKPAKDLLILDGIPRTTAQAKLMDQHIDVQKIIHLVCTDQNAMFERLRRRALKENRFDDADEKVIRKRWAVYEEETYPLLGHYPSELIVEVNSIGSPAKVLAGVLNVVAPIQEMVFKGTLHD